In the genome of Veillonellales bacterium, the window CCTTCGCCTCCGACACAGTTTCAGCCCCATGATACGGCCTGGTCGATTCGGCTCCGACATCAATAATGTCTGCTCCAGCATCAATCATTGCCTGAACATGCTGCAATGCCCTATCAGTAGTATTAAATTCCCCCCCATCGGAAAAAGAATCGGGAGTAAGATTTAAAATTCCCATGACCAGTGTTCGATGCGGAAGAATGGACAATCGTTTTCCCGGCCATGAATAATCCCGTCGGGGAAATGCTTGAACGGCATTTAGGACGCTCTCAATCTCGTTTGCCAGCTGCGGCAACCCCCATGGCTGTAATTTCAGCTGCGCTAAAGCTAACCGGTATTGTTTTATGGTTGCACAAATAAGAACGTCGGTATGCGAAATGCTTAGATCCGCTGCCCCTCTGGCTATAGCCACCTCGCCGCCCTTCGCCAGAAAGGTTTGTTTTAAAAGATTGGCCGTCTTTGTTGGCAGTCCCTCTATTTTTATCGTTTTGAATACCGCCTTAGGTGCCATAATAGTAGTGCCCATTTCATCACAATTCAATTTGTTCAGTTCATAGCAAGCCTGCTCCAAATTCTCTATGAATAAAATTCGTGGATTCAACGTTTTTTATCCCCCATTGCAACAAAATATGATTTTATTGTACCATAAATAGTATACAAGAATAAAATCAGCTATACAAATTTAAGTGTGAAGACCGTTATGCGAATGACGAAATCGCGGTCAGGAAAACCGTCATGACATTGGGACGAAACTGCAGAAAAGCCGCCAGCTTAATTCCGAGGCCACTGAAAAAGTCCCTTAGATGCAAAAAAAGGTATAGTTCCTCAAGAAAATGAGGATGCTGTACCTTTTCCTGTATAATTAAGGTATCAAAGGGAGTAGGTTAGTTTATGATATAACAACAACAGTGCAGATTCCTCATTCTCTGGCTAAAAACGCATCTTGCCATGGCTAAATGAAGGTAAAACGGTCATTGGGGATACTGCTTACTCTGAAAAAATACCATCATTTAACCAGGAACAATCACATCGAACTCATCGCTACGTTCAATCCTCTGATTACGCGAGAGAACCGAAAAAATGGGGACGGCATTTAATTTTCTTCAGCTGAAAAATTTTTCCCTAGTTTACCAATCGCCCTCTTCTCAATTCTGGACACATAGGAGCGAGAAATTCCCAACATCTGTGCAATGTCCCTCTGCGTTTTTCGACTGCCATCCGGCATTCCAAAACGCATCTCTAACACCCACTTCTCCCGGCCGCTAAGACGGTTGATCTGCTTATTCAGTCGTTCACATTCACACTGATTTTCCACAGTTTCCGCAACCACATCAGGTGCCGTTCCCAATACATCAATTAAAGTTATCTCATTTCCTCCATGTATTTATCCGTATATTTTTATTGCATCATTACTATATTCGTTGTGGAATTTTACTTCCTTTGTAACATACAAAACCGTTACCATCAAGTACCGTACGTAACATGCTTCTCCGGAAGAATATTATTCCGCTGCCTTAGCGTCGTGTGAAATAGGGAGCAATCTTTGCGTTTTGACTGTCTACTTCGCGGGGGACGCCGCACCCTAGTTTTGTATAATTTTATGTGTT includes:
- a CDS encoding sigma-70 family RNA polymerase sigma factor — encoded protein: MGTAPDVVAETVENQCECERLNKQINRLSGREKWVLEMRFGMPDGSRKTQRDIAQMLGISRSYVSRIEKRAIGKLGKNFSAEEN